Proteins found in one Hevea brasiliensis isolate MT/VB/25A 57/8 chromosome 18, ASM3005281v1, whole genome shotgun sequence genomic segment:
- the LOC110666012 gene encoding WAT1-related protein At3g28050: MAGRHCCRDVLPFTSLVAMECVNVGLNTLYKAATLQGMNYYVFIVYAYAIAALVLLPAPFISCRSRVLPPLSFSILCKIGLLGLIGSSSQIMGFTGINYSSPTLSSAISNLTPAFTFILAIIFRMERVAMKRRSSQAKVLGTIISIAGAFVVTLYKGPPIIIASSPSISLDQSLQSPHPNWILGGIFLTAEYILVPLWYIVQTQIMKEYPAELTVVFFYNLSVSIIAAILALVTQGASSAWMVRPSIALASIVCSGLFGSCLNNTVHTWALHLKGPVFVAMFKPLSIAIAVAMGAMFLGDTLHLGSLIGAMIISTGFYTVMWGKAKEELSEDYGVSTLESPPAQKVPLLQSYKDELV; the protein is encoded by the exons ATGGCAGGAAGGCATTGTTGCAGAGATGTTTTGCCATTTACATCGCTTGTGGCAATGGAGTGTGTGAACGTGGGCTTGAACACTCTTTACAAGGCAGCTACTTTGCAGGGCATGAATTACTATGTCTTTATTGTCTATGCATATGCTATTGCTGCTCTTGTTCTTCTTCCTGCTCCTTTCATCTCCTGCAG ATCAAGAGTTCTTCCTCCTCTAAGCTTCTCTATACTCTGTAAAATTGGTCTTCTTGGGCTTATTGG GAGCTCATCTCAGATCATGGGTTTCACAGGCATAAATTATAGTTCTCCAACTCTTTCTTCAGCCATCAGCAACCTCACACCAGCTTTCACTTTCATTCTTGCCATAATTTTCAG GATGGAAAGGGTTGCTATGAAAAGAAGAAGCAGCCAGGCCAAAGTCTTGGGCACTATCATTTCAATAGCTGGTGCATTTGTAGTGACTCTGTACAAGGGTCCACCAATTATCATTGCTTCATCTCCATCTATTTCACTTGATCAATCTCTTCAATCACCACATCCAAATTGGATTCTTGGTGGAATTTTTCTCACAGCTGAGTATATACTGGTTCCGTTATGGTATATTGTTCAG ACACAAATAATGAAGGAGTACCCAGCAGAGTTGACAGTAGTCTTCTTTTATAATTTATCCGTGAGCATTATAGCAGCAATTCTAGCTCTGGTTACTCAAGGAGCTTCGAGTGCTTGGATGGTACGGCCGAGTATAGCATTAGCTTCCATTGTTTGCTCG GGACTGTTTGGATCATGCTTGAACAATACTGTTCACACATGGGCACTGCACTTGAAGGGACCTGTTTTTGTTGCAATGTTCAAGCCTTTGTCAATTGCCATTGCAGTTGCTATGGGTGCCATGTTCCTTGGTGATACTCTCCATCTTGGAAG TCTCATTGGAGCAATGATAATATCCACTGGATTTTACACTGTAATGTGGGGAAAAGCCAAAGAAGAGTTGAGTGAAGATTATGGTGTTAGTACCCTGGAATCTCCACCCGCCCAGAAGGTTCCTTTATTGCAAAGCTACAAAGATGAACTTGTGTAG
- the LOC110666024 gene encoding LOW QUALITY PROTEIN: WAT1-related protein At5g40240 (The sequence of the model RefSeq protein was modified relative to this genomic sequence to represent the inferred CDS: inserted 2 bases in 1 codon), protein MAWRSCYRDVLPFAAMVAVQCSGVGVNTLFKAXLRGMSYYAFIVYNNAISTLVLVPLSIIYGSTAVFPSTQFPLLKICLLALVGFVAQICRFKGVEYSSPLLSSAMSNLTPAFTFILAIIFRMESLALKSFSTQAKIIGTVLSISGALVVVLYKGSAILSIAAPTPSISIQKPLGSSESKWVIGGLLLATDSCLVSIWYIIQAQVMKIYPAELIVSFYINSSAAIISAPICLIAEANLSAWRLEPGVSVVAVIFSGLFCSPLNSIILARSLRSKGPVYVAIFSPLSIAITAIVSLIFLGDALHLGSLIGAIVMSIGFYAVTWGKAKEEETNESDEFNSFVSSFDDEIPLLQHHRVENIKK, encoded by the exons ATGGCATGGAGAAGCTGCTACAGGGATGTGCTGCCATTTGCAGCCATGGTAGCAGTACAATGCTCTGGTGTTGGTGTAAACACTCTATTTAAAGC TTTGAGGGGGATGAGCTACTATGCCTTTATTGTCTACAATAATGCCATTTCCACTCTTGTACTTGTCCCTTTGTCCATCATATATGGCAG TACAGCAGTCTTTCCTTCTACCCAGTTCCCTCTTCTCAAAATCTGTCTTCTTGCACTTGTTGG GTTTGTTGCTCAAATATGTCGTTTTAAAGGTGTAGAGTACAGTTCTCCACTTCTTTCTTCGGCCATGAGCAATCTCACACCAGCATTTACCTTCATCCTTGCCATCATTTTCAG GATGGAAAGCCTAGCTTTAAAAAGCTTCAGTACTCAGGCTAAAATCATTGGCACTGTGTTGTCAATATCAGGAGCACTAGTGGTAGTTCTTTATAAAGGCTCTGCAATTTTATCTATTGCAGCTCCAACACCATCTATTTCAATCCAGAAACCTCTGGGATCATCGGAATCAAAGTGGGTCATTGGTGGCCTCTTACTTGCCACTGATTCTTGTCTCGTCTCCATTTGGTATATAATTCAG GCACAAGTAATGAAGATATACCCTGCAGAGTTGATTGTATCCTTCTACATCAACTCGAGTGCAGCCATTATATCTGCACCAATATGTCTTATAGCAGAAGCAAATTTGAGTGCTTGGAGACTAGAACCTGGAGTGTCAGTAGTTGCAGTTATATTCTCG GGACTTTTCTGCTCACCTTTGAACTCTATTATTCTCGCACGGAGTCTAAGATCAAAAGGGCCAGTCTATGTAGCAATATTCAGTCCCCTATCAATTGCCATTACAGCTATTGTGAGCCTCATATTTCTTGGTGATGCTTTGCATCTTGGAAG TCTTATTGGGGCAATTGTCATGTCTATTGGGTTTTATGCTGTGACATGgggaaaagcaaaagaagaagaaactaATGAGAGTGACGAGTTCAATAGCTTTGTGTCCTCATTTGATGATGAGATTCCATTATTGCAACACCATAGGGTtgaaaacataaaaaaataa
- the LOC110666011 gene encoding protease Do-like 9 → MVGVVAAAEWESVVKVVPAMDAVVKVFCVHTEPNFSLPWQRKRQYSSSSSGFIIRGRRLLTNAHSVEHHTQVKVKKRGSDTKYLATVLAIGTECDIALLTINDDEFWEGVAPIEFGDLPALQDAVTVVGYPIGGDTISVTSGVVSRIEILSYAHGSTELLGLQIDAAINSGNSGGPAFNDKGKCVGIAFQSLKHEDVENIGYVIPTPVIVHFICDHEKNGAYTGFPVLGFEWQKMENPDLRMSMGMEPDMKGVRIRRIEPTAPESHVLQPSDVILSFDGVKIANDGTIPFRHGERISFSYLVSQKYTGDEAVVKVLRNSEILEFKIKLATHKRLILAHIKGKPPSYYIIAGFVFSAVSVPYLCSEYGKDYEFDAPVKLLDKHLHAMAQSIDEQVVVVSQVLVADINIGYEEIVNTQVLAFNGQPVKNLKNLADMVESCDDEFLKFDLEYQQVVVLHTKNATAATLDVLATHCIPSAMSDDLRT, encoded by the exons ATGGTGGGGGTGGTTGCAGCGGCGGAGTGGGAGAGTGTGGTGAAAGTGGTTCCGGCAATGGATGCCGTGGTGAAGGTGTTCTGTGTTCACACTGAGCCAAATTTTTCATTGCCATGGCAGCGAAAAAGGCAGTATAGTTCGAGTAGCAGTGGATTTATTATTAGGGGAAGGAGATTGTTGACAAATGCGCACTCCGTAGAGCATCACACTCAGGTTAAGGTGAAAAAACGAGGGTCTGATACCAAGTATCTGGCTACTGTGTTGGCTATTGGCACCGAGTGCGATATTG CATTATTGACAATTAATGATGATGAGTTTTGGGAGGGAGTTGCTCCTATTGAATTTGGAGATTTGCCTGCCCTTCAAGATGCTGTTACTGTTGTGGGTTACCCAATTGGGGGCGACACAATCTCTGTGACTAGTGGTGTTGTCTCACGCATAGAGATTCTATCTTATGCCCATGGATCAACTGAGCTTTTGGGGTTGCAG ATAGATGCGGCCATAAACTCTGGCAATTCTGGGGGGCCTGCCTTTAATGACAAGGGCAAATGTGTTGGAATTGCATTTCAATCTCTGAAACACGAAGATGTGGAGAATATTGGCTACGTTATACCCACACCAGTTATAGTACATTTTATTTGTGACCATGAGAAGAATGGGGCCTATACAG GCTTCCCAGTTCTCGGATTTGAGTGGCAGAAGATGGAAAATCCTGATTTGCGTATGTCAATGGGGATGGAACCTGATATGAAGGGTGTCCGCATAAGAAGAATTGAACCAACAGCTCCAGAATCCCATGTTTTGCAGCCATCTGATGTCATCTTAAGTTTTGATGGGGTTAAAATTGCTAATGATGGAACAA TTCCATTCAGGCATGGAGAGCGAATTAGTTTTAGTTACCTTGTTTCTCAAAAGTACACTGGCGACGAAGCTGTGGTAAAAGTTCTCCGTAATTCAGAGATACTTGAATTCAAAATAAAACTTGCAACACACAAACGGTTGATCCTAGCACATATCAAGGGCAAACCTCCTTCTTATTACATTATCGCTGGATTTGTTTTTTCTGCAGTTTCTGTTCCTTATCTGTGTTCGGAG TATGGAAAGGACTATGAATTTGATGCTCCAGTCAAACTATTGGATAAGCATTTGCATGCAATGGCACAATCTATAGATGAACAGGTTGTTGTTGTTTCACAG GTTCTTGTGGCTGACATTAATATTGGATATGAAGAAATTGTCAACACTCAG GTTCTTGCTTTCAACGGCCAGCCTGTGAAGAATCTGAAGAACTTGGCTGACATGGTGGAGAGTTGTGatgatgaatttttaaagtttgaccTAGAATACCAGcag GTAGTGGTCCTACACACCAAAAATGCCACGGCGGCAACTTTAGATGTCCTTGCAACACATTGTATACCTTCTGCTATGTCAGATGATCTTAGGACTTGA